The proteins below are encoded in one region of Neodiprion virginianus isolate iyNeoVirg1 chromosome 7, iyNeoVirg1.1, whole genome shotgun sequence:
- the LOC124308414 gene encoding protein SEC13 homolog produces the protein MVSVLNTVDTGHEDMIHDAEMDYYGLRLATCSSDNSVKIFDLKNGTQTLAADLKGHVGPVWQVAWAHPKFGNILASCSYDRKVIIWKELGEWTKIYEHASHDSSVNSVAWAPHEFGLILACGSSDGSISILSNNGDTWDAQKIPNAHTIGCNAVSWCPAIEPGYDATAPHPRSGPVKRLATGGCDNLVKIWREDNERWIEENKLEAHSDWVRDVAWAPAVGPPRAALASCSQDRRVVVWTSTDCTSWTSTVLNVFEDVIWNVSWSLTGGILAVSGGDNKVSLWRENSEGQWACISELNKGQGNLNNPEQRAL, from the exons atggtCTCCGTTCTAAACACGGTGGACACGGGCCACGAGGACATGATACACGATGCCGAAATGGACTATTACGGATTGAGGTTAGCTACCTGCTCAAGTGACAattcggtgaaaatattcgatCTGAAGAACGGCACGCAAACCCTCGCTGCAGATTTGAAAGGCCACGTCGGTCCTGTTTGGCAAGTTGCCTGGGCTCATCCGAAGTTCGGCAATATCTTGGCATCTTGCAGTTACGACAG GAAAGTCATAATTTGGAAGGAGCTTGGTGAGTGGACCAAGATATATGAACATGCGTCCCACGACTCGTCTGTGAACTCCGTTGCATGGGCGCCGCACGAGTTCGGACTAATATTGGCATGCGGCAGCTCTGACGGCTCGATCTCCATACTTTCTAACAATGGTGACACCTGGGATGCCCAGAAAATTCCAAACGCACACACCATCGGGTGCAATGCGGTCAGTTGGTGCCCAGCCATTGAACCTGGATACGACGCTACCGCGCCTCACCCTCGCAGTGGACCTGTTAAGCGACTTGCGACTGGAGGATGCGATAATTTGGTCAAAATATGGAGGGAGGATAACGAAAGATGGATCGAGGAAAATAAACTCGAGGCTCACAGCGACTGG GTCAGAGATGTGGCCTGGGCGCCAGCAGTTGGACCACCGAGAGCGGCACTGGCTTCCTGTTCTCAGGATCGCAGGGTGGTGGTGTGGACGTCGACAGATTGCACAAGTTGGACGTCGACTGTCCTGAACGTGTTCGAGGACGTTATATGGAACGTCAGTTGGTCTCTGACTGGTGGGATTCTGGCAGTGAGCGGAGGTGACAACAAAGTATCTCTGTGGCGTGAAAATTCCGAAGGCCAATGGGCATGCATTTCGGAGCTCAATAAGGGTCAGGGAAATTTGAACAATCCAGAACAACGAGCATTGTGA
- the LOC124308403 gene encoding ribosomal protein S6 kinase delta-1 isoform X1, with the protein MNEEALVNNWVLYDSKSNNSKWHHLRKNGYEGSLSMRLRVTGKDLPCTKLHQWSIYPKSAPEAVSRVSVWKRYSDFRKLYLELSSRHDTLRIKEAFPPFPKPKFFGRFEAEVIEERRQCAIRLLEFVARHTPLFTSNVVVKFFESGHARDYLTDCSASIGSDTSEEDPNLNSALRGTSYVPTTVQNTQFPTSNGRTIILANNDIETSDNVSQSLSVNNNCIDEIGVVSENGVNISGTKPINNTNDGGKLERQSPTCDRYDAPKFTAWLQASNGFSVHDGSDLPEGAAEDLSSYILVSAAHMSAAFRHEAVCEYEEAFTLYKLGIANLLNGVQSDPDYGRRATIRDKISKYLEKAERLYNRHLNCNVGMLSKPTSELGNYKVLRVIGSVMLVRDTSRDCNRVIKTVQKPAGCLGSLRDYILRGKIPFMVRLYACIETDSTIFLVLHYASGGKLWEYIKSYYKGRNTVSNWREKGHTRSVSCDAIIQSSLEKKKLEVKERLLPKIDGLGEVSKDRACGSRENLDPQEEETIDPDESLRRLEAKFGANAAPVKTFQTTDLLAKAQELLRLVDATLKKSNSIASRLNESGTLLYSEDKPDHSRNLAHGGEFQALNVTEIDKLSQGNSIDGVHGIGSGNIDLKAKNKRSDEALANSKSNFVKNFKVEDELVKELSKLNGSHRVIEETMNSGQLQSIVNEDSGIEMDDELWKLPEGTIRYWAAEILLALESLHQQGVIVGNLKPDNILLGSGGHVAMTYIVPKRSFELLQLKKPYSAPELCIFSPTIPPSTAADVWSYGVLLYELFTGIKFQTKHPGPYHSHSILNIPEELSANVKSLISNVLRYKPEERLSIPEIKESPFFSGIDWTAWANSSFT; encoded by the exons ATGAACGAAGAAGCCCTGGTCAATAATTGGGTGCTATACGATTCAAAGTCTAATAACAGTAAATGGCACCATCTAAGGAAAAATGGGTACGAAGGTTCCTTATCAATGAGACTTCGCGTCACAGGAAAGGATTTACCGTGTACAAAGTTACATCAGTGGTCG ATATATCCTAAATCAGCCCCAGAGGCTGTGTCCAGAGTTTCGGTTTGGAAGCGATACAGCGACTTTAGGAAGTTGTACCTGGAGCTGAGCAGCCGTCATGACACTTTGAGGATCAAAGAGGCCTTCCCACCTTTCCCAAAGCCCAAGTTCTTTGGCCGTTTTGAGGCGGAAGTTATTGAGGAGCGACGACAATGTGCAATCAGACTTCTGGAGTTTGTAGCAAGGCACACTCCACTTTTTACAAGCAATGTAGTTGTCAAGTTCTTCGAGTCTGGACATGCCAGAGACTATCTAACCGACTGCTCGGCATCCATCGGCTCCGATACCTCTGAAGAGGACCCAAACTTGAACTCCGCTCTCAGAGGCACCAGCTACGTTCCAACCACTGTGCAGAATACTCAGTTTCCGACTTCAAACGGCAGAACGATCATACTAGCCAACAATGATATTGAGACGAGTGATAATGTTTCCCAGAGCTTATCTGTGAACAATAACTGCATTGACGAAATTGGCGTGGTCAGTGAGAATGGCGTCAACATAAGTGGGACAAAGCCAATCAATAATACGAATGACGGAGGAAAACTTGAGAGGCAATCGCCAACCTGTGACAGGTATGATGCCCCTAAATTCACAGCTTGGCTTCAAGCTTCGAATGGCTTTTCAGTCCATGATGGATCTGACTTACCTGAGGGTGCCGCTGAAGACTTGAGCAGTTATATTCTAGTATCGGCTGCCCACATGAGCGCAGCTTTCAGACACGAGGCTGTGTGTGAATACGAGGAAGCATTCACGCTGTATAAATTGGGCATAGCAAACCTACTCAATGGTGTTCAATCTGACCCTGATTACGGGCGCAGAGCCACGATCAGAGACAAGATATCCAAGTATTTGGAGAAGGCAGAGAGGCTTTACAACAGGCATCTGAACTGCAACGTAGGCATGCTTTCCAAGCCTACTAGTGAATTGGGAAATTATAAAGTATTACGTGTTATAGGCTCGGTCATGCTGGTCAGAGACACTTCGCGTGATTGCAATAGAGTTATAAAG ACAGTCCAAAAGCCGGCTGGGTGCCTTGGGAGTCTCCGCGATTACATTCTGCGTGGCAAAATCCCATTCATGGTACGGCTTTACGCATGCATAGAAACGGATTCGACGATATTTCTTGTCCTGCACTATGCGAG TGGAGGAAAGCTCTGGGAATATATCAAGTCGTACTACAAGGGCCGCAACACAGTCTCTAATTGGAGAGAGAAAGGGCATACAAGGTCAGTGAGTTGCGACGCTATTATTCAGTCGAGTCTAGAAAAGAAGAAGCTAGAAGTTAAGGAAAGACTGTTACCGAAAATTGACGGACTTGGTGAGGTCTCGAAAGACAGAGCTTGTGGCAGCAGAGAAAATCTCGATCCGCAAGAAGAGGAGACGATCGATCCTGATGAATCGCTCAGAAGATTAGAGGCAAAATTTGGAGCCAATGCTGCGCCTGTTAAAACATTTCAAACCACGGACTTACTCGCTAAAGCCCAAGAACTTCTGCGATTGGTTGACGCCACTCTGAAGAAAAGCAATTCAATAGCCAGCAGGTTGAATGAATCTGGCACTTTACTGTACAGTGAAGATAAGCCGGATCATTCTCGAAATTTAGCTCACGGTGGGGAGTTTCAGGCCCTGAATGTAACAGAAATCGATAAACTCAGTCAAGGTAACAGCATAGATGGCGTTCATGGTATTGGATCTGGAAATATAGATCtgaaagcaaaaaataaaagatcaGACGAAGCTTTGGCAAATTCTAAGTCTAATTTTGTTAAGAACTTCAAAGTTGAGGACGAGTTAGTGAAAGAATTGTCAAAACTCAATGGCTCTCATAGAGTGATTGAGGAAACTATGAATTCTGGCCAATTGCAATCGATCGTTAACGAGGACAGCGGTATTGAAATGGATGACGAACTCTGGAAGCTTCCCGAAGGAACCATCCGATATTGGGCAGCTGAAATACTCCTGGCACTGGAATCTCTGCACCAGCAGGGTGTCATAGTCGGAAATTTAAAACcagataatatattattaggCAGCGGAGGCCATGTCGCGATGACTTACATTGTCCCAAAACGAAGCTTCGAACTCTTGCAGCTAAAGAAGCCCTACTCAGCCCCTGAACTTTGTATCTTCTCACCAACAATTCCACCCTCCACTGCTGCCGATGTTTGGAGCTACGGAGTCCTGCTCTACGAGCTCTTCACTGGAATT AAATTCCAAACTAAACATCCCGGACCATATCACTCGCATTCTATTCTCAACATTCCTGAAGAACTATCAGCGAACGTGAAATCATTGATCTCTAAT GTATTGCGATACAAGCCAGAGGAACGTTTATCTATTCCCGAAATCAAAGAGTCTCCATTCTTCTCTGGTATTGATTGGACCGCCTGGGCTAACTCTAGTTTTACTTAG
- the LOC124308400 gene encoding helicase SKI2W, protein MSTRVKEFTVNLPFGPPPILSDIKSVLKEYIECPERLPIHDVEKVQCYWPREPDVLALLRHDLAPLGTNLKFDRDPITGRIADLQEVVVKGAGENPRNSMSMSRAPGPPTEGVKGSASNFPFWPGGFDIPELPKDVSSVEINFESDLRTLAKGFKSGIEFAADNCTPKDTGDTPESRTSPAPEPEPEQNSNTETINLMAMVHEQESLLGLWSSPGVKTRGESADQKQELQNENVLMDLDKVTNLQPERNLPVLKITENTTFTKTCTEWAEVLDVSVPVADFKKRVPDPAFKYPYELDTFQKQAIIKLEENCNVFVAAHTSAGKTTVAEYAIALSQKHMTRAIYTSPIKALSNQKYRDFKQTFDSVGLITGDLQINQTASCLIMTTEILQSMLYCASEVVRDLEYVIFDEVHYINNEDRGHVWEEVLILLPPNVSIVMLSATVPNTLEFADWVGRTKKRKVYVISTLKRPVPLQHYLYTGCGGKSRNDRFLIVDSDGKFKKDGWDKAVAAKASSTKNPGEKKYQLNPNQEKTLWVGFIDHLKRENKLPVVAFTLSRNRCDTNADALRSVDLTTGSEKSHIRVFFQQCIMRLKEPDRELPQIVNMQKLLERGIGVHHSGILPFLKEIVELLFQSGVVKLLFATETFAMGVNMPARTVVFDSVRKFDGTESRTLHPAEYIQMAGRAGRRGLDDTGTVIILCKTEVPDAPVLQNMMLGKPQKLESQFRMTYSMILNLRRVTESVTIEGMMRRSFKEVALIAHEKKHKAELEAVEKQLAESSELTESQKQLGGFYSIATEYLDEWVKLRPLLLDTKKAAKHLNQGRILLISYREHHNKLAVLLATIQRRQDTLYRVLTLTNVQQSNTEDDIKIEVPGSRVEKKEEKSDNWYKIIGFTRKELFIPEGVAGHEVLTISASDILEITKRSIKLDFQLVISDWEKRQIPRFKNDPPGKTCQAAVQELLTISLDAVTNREIIEPFVELKLNESSLAPRLNYLTTLKKKLDSITCTDIANLEEQFETVFKRKELETRRERLTFQLSHESLSLYPEYTNKVNVLRSLRYIDDDERVALKGRVALEMGTHELLVTELIFKNALTALQPAEIAALLSALVFQQKTNVEPQLISPLKKGCEVMKEVQKSIALMEREHGVDPIEPLNFGLVQVVYEWARSEPFAKIMELTDVQEGIIVRCIQQLNETLRYVKNAAVIIGDPVLKEKMEEASTAIKRDIVFAQSFYTQD, encoded by the exons ATGAGCACAAGAGTCAAGGAATTCACGGTCAAC cTGCCGTTCGGTCCTCCGCCAATTCTCTCAGACATTAAGAGCGTCCTTAAGGAATATATCGAGTGTCCTGAACGCCTGCCGATCCACGATGTGGAAAAAGTCCAATGCTACTGGCCTCGAGAGCCGGACGTTCTTGCCCTCCTCAGGCACGATCTCGCACCTCTTGGAACTAACTTGAAGTTTGACAGAGATCCAATAACAGGTCGCATCGCTGACTTGCAAGAAGTTGTCGTTAAAGGTGCGGGTGAAAACCCAAGGAACTCAATGTCCATGAGCCGCGCTCCTGGTCCACCTACGGAAGGTGTCAAAG GCAGCGCGAGTAATTTTCCCTTCTGGCCTGGCGGGTTTGATATACCAGAGCTACCGAAGGATGTCTCCAGTGTCGAAATAAACTTTGAGAGTGACCTCAGGACGCTGGCCAAGGGATTCAAATCAGGAATAGAATTTGCTGCGGACAATTGTACTCCGAAAGACACTGGCGATACTCCGGAAAGTCGTACCTCTCCAGCTCCAGAGCCAGAGCCAGAGCAGAATTCAAACACAGAAACGATAAACCTCATGGCGATGGTACATGAGCAGGAAAGTCTGCTCGGACTGTGGTCGTCGCCGGGTGTTAAAACCAGGGGTGAGAGTGCCGATCAGAAGCAGGAACTTCAGAACGAGAACGTGCTTATGGATTTGGACAAAGTGACGAATCTGCAGCCAGAGCGTAATCTCCCTGTTTTGAAAATAACTGAGAATACAACGTTCACTAAGACGTGTACCGAATGGGCTGAGGTGCTCGATGTCTCTGTGCCTGTTGCTGACTTTAAGAAGCGTGTTCCAGACCCGGCGTTTAAGTACCCTTACGAGCTAGACACATTTCAGAAACAGGCAATCATAAAACTGGAGGAGAACTGCAACGTTTTCGTTGCTGCCCACACTTCAGCAGGCAAAACGACAGTGGCTGAATACGCAATAGCTCTGAGTCAGAAGCACATGACGAG GGCCATCTATACGTCACCCATCAAGGCACTGTCCAACCAGAAGTACCGTGACTTCAAACAGACGTTCGACAGTGTGGGGCTGATCACCGGGGACCTGCAGATTAATCAGACGGCTTCTTGTCTCATCATGACAACCGAGATTCTTCAGTCCATGCTCTATTGCGCTTCTGAGGTCGTCAGGGACTTGGAATACGTTATATTCGACGAAGTCCATTACATAAACAACGAGGAT CGCGGTCATGTATGGGAAGAAGTCTTGATCCTCCTACCGCCAAATGTAAGCATCGTCATGCTTTCTGCAACAGTTCCAAATACTCTGGAGTTCGCTGATTGGGTTGGAAGGACAAAAAAGAGGAAAGTATACGTGATCAGTACCCTGAAGCGGCCAGTGCCGCTGCAACATTACCTGTATACTGGGTGTGGAGGAAAGAGCAGAAACGATCGTTTTTTGATAGTCGATTCTGACGGAAAGTTCAAAAAGGATGG ATGGGACAAAGCAGTCGCTGCCAAAGCATCAAGCACAAAGAATCCCGGGGAAAAAAAGTATCAGCTTAATCCGAATCAAGAGAAGACTCTATGGGTCGGGTTCATAGATCACCTGAAAAGAGAA AACAAGTTGCCTGTCGTAGCTTTCACTCTTTCCCGGAATCGTTGCGATACAAACGCAGACGCGCTGAGGTCTGTCGACCTTACGACAGGATCGGAGAAGAGCCACATACGAGTGTTTTTCCAGCAATGTATCATGCGGTTGAAAGAACCGGATAGAGAACTACCACAGATAGTTAATATGCAGAAGCTGTTGGAGCGGGGAATCGGTGTGCATCACAGCGGGATTTTACCCTTTCTCAAGGAAATAGTTGAGCTACTGTTCCAGAGCGGAGTGGTGAAG CTACTGTTCGCGACAGAAACTTTCGCCATGGGAGTAAACATGCCCGCACGAACTGTCGTCTTTGATTCCGTTCGGAAATTCGATGGCACGGAGTCCCGCACCCTCCATCCCGCCGAATACATCCAGATGGCGGGAAGGGCGGGGCGTCGAGGCCTGGACGACACTGGAACGGTGATAATCTTGTGCAAAACAGAGGTGCCAGATGCTCCGGTGCTGCAGAACATGATGCTTGGGAAACCGCAGAAGCTTGAGTCCCAGTTTAGAATGACTTATTCGATGATATTGAACCTGCGGAGGGTGACAGAGTCCGTGACTATCGAGGGGATGATGCGGAGATCGTTCAAGGAGGTGGCGCTAATAGCCCACGAGAAGAAGCACAAGGCCGAGCTGGAGGCGGTCGAAAAACAGCTCGCCGAGTCGTCGGAGCTGACGGAGTCGCAGAAGCAGCTTGGGGGATTTTACTCAATCGCCACCGAGTACCTCGACGAGTGGGTAAAGCTCAGGCCTCTTTTGTTAGACACGAAAAAAGCCGCTAAGCACCTAAATCAGGGCAGAATTCTGCTAATATCATATCGGGAGCATCACAACAAACTGGCAGTTCTTCTCGCGACGATACAACGGAGGCAAGACACGCTTTACAGAGTTCTGACATTGACTAACGTGCAGCAGTCTAACACAGAAGACGATATAAAGATCGAAGTGCCAGGCTCGAGGGTagagaagaaagaggaaaagtCTGACAACTGGTACAAGATCATTGGATTCACTAGAAAGGAATTGTTCATTCCCGAAGGTGTTGCCGGGCACGAAGTACTGACGATATCGGCCTCTGATATTTTGGAGATTACCAAACGGAGCATCAAGCTGGACTTTCAGTTGGTCATCAGCGATTGGGAGAAAAGGCAGATTCCTCGGTTCAA GAACGACCCACCTGGAAAAACTTGTCAAGCCGCGGTTCAGGAGCTTCTTACTATATCTCTGGACGCTGTAACGAATCGCGAGATAATCGAGCCATTCGTCGAACTAAAATTAAACGAGTCGTCGCTTGCTCCGAGGTTGAACTACCTGACTAcattgaaaaagaaactggACAGTATAACTTGCACAGACATCGCTAACTTGGAGGAACAATTCGAAACTGTATTCAAGCGGAAGGAATTGGAGACGAGGAGGGAGCGACTAACCTTTCAGCTCAGTCACGAAAGTCTCTCCCTTTACCCCGAGTATACAAATAAAGTTAACGTTCTTAGGTCGCTGCGCTATATCGACGATGACGAGAGAg TCGCACTCAAAGGTCGGGTGGCTTTGGAAATGGGAACTCACGAGTTGCTAGTCACCGAGCTAATCTTCAAAAACGCCCTCACCGCATTGCAACCGGCTGAAATAGCCGCGCTACTTTCGGCTCTGGTTTTCCAGCAGAAAACCAACGTGGAGCCACAATTGATATCGCCTCTGAAGAAG GGGTGTGAAGTGATGAAGGAGGTCCAGAAGAGCATAGCCCTTATGGAACGCGAACACGGAGTCGATCCGATCGAGCCTCTGAACTTCGGTCTCGTGCAGGTCGTCTATGAATGGGCGAGGTCAGAGCCGTTTGCAAAAATAATGGAACTGACCGATGTCCAGGAAGGTATAATCGTCAGGTGCATTCAGCAGCTGAACGAGACACTGAGGTACGTGAAGAACGCGGCTGTGATTATTGGCGACCCAGTACTGAAAGAGAAGATGGAGGAAGCCTCCACTGCTATTAAACGAGACATCGTCTTCGCTCAATCCTTTTATACACAAGATTAA
- the LOC124308403 gene encoding ribosomal protein S6 kinase delta-1 isoform X2, protein MAPSKEKWVRRFLINETSRHRKGFTVYKVTSVIYPKSAPEAVSRVSVWKRYSDFRKLYLELSSRHDTLRIKEAFPPFPKPKFFGRFEAEVIEERRQCAIRLLEFVARHTPLFTSNVVVKFFESGHARDYLTDCSASIGSDTSEEDPNLNSALRGTSYVPTTVQNTQFPTSNGRTIILANNDIETSDNVSQSLSVNNNCIDEIGVVSENGVNISGTKPINNTNDGGKLERQSPTCDRYDAPKFTAWLQASNGFSVHDGSDLPEGAAEDLSSYILVSAAHMSAAFRHEAVCEYEEAFTLYKLGIANLLNGVQSDPDYGRRATIRDKISKYLEKAERLYNRHLNCNVGMLSKPTSELGNYKVLRVIGSVMLVRDTSRDCNRVIKTVQKPAGCLGSLRDYILRGKIPFMVRLYACIETDSTIFLVLHYASGGKLWEYIKSYYKGRNTVSNWREKGHTRSVSCDAIIQSSLEKKKLEVKERLLPKIDGLGEVSKDRACGSRENLDPQEEETIDPDESLRRLEAKFGANAAPVKTFQTTDLLAKAQELLRLVDATLKKSNSIASRLNESGTLLYSEDKPDHSRNLAHGGEFQALNVTEIDKLSQGNSIDGVHGIGSGNIDLKAKNKRSDEALANSKSNFVKNFKVEDELVKELSKLNGSHRVIEETMNSGQLQSIVNEDSGIEMDDELWKLPEGTIRYWAAEILLALESLHQQGVIVGNLKPDNILLGSGGHVAMTYIVPKRSFELLQLKKPYSAPELCIFSPTIPPSTAADVWSYGVLLYELFTGIKFQTKHPGPYHSHSILNIPEELSANVKSLISNVLRYKPEERLSIPEIKESPFFSGIDWTAWANSSFT, encoded by the exons ATGGCACCATCTAAGGAAAAATGGGTACGAAGGTTCCTTATCAATGAGACTTCGCGTCACAGGAAAGGATTTACCGTGTACAAAGTTACATCAGTG ATATATCCTAAATCAGCCCCAGAGGCTGTGTCCAGAGTTTCGGTTTGGAAGCGATACAGCGACTTTAGGAAGTTGTACCTGGAGCTGAGCAGCCGTCATGACACTTTGAGGATCAAAGAGGCCTTCCCACCTTTCCCAAAGCCCAAGTTCTTTGGCCGTTTTGAGGCGGAAGTTATTGAGGAGCGACGACAATGTGCAATCAGACTTCTGGAGTTTGTAGCAAGGCACACTCCACTTTTTACAAGCAATGTAGTTGTCAAGTTCTTCGAGTCTGGACATGCCAGAGACTATCTAACCGACTGCTCGGCATCCATCGGCTCCGATACCTCTGAAGAGGACCCAAACTTGAACTCCGCTCTCAGAGGCACCAGCTACGTTCCAACCACTGTGCAGAATACTCAGTTTCCGACTTCAAACGGCAGAACGATCATACTAGCCAACAATGATATTGAGACGAGTGATAATGTTTCCCAGAGCTTATCTGTGAACAATAACTGCATTGACGAAATTGGCGTGGTCAGTGAGAATGGCGTCAACATAAGTGGGACAAAGCCAATCAATAATACGAATGACGGAGGAAAACTTGAGAGGCAATCGCCAACCTGTGACAGGTATGATGCCCCTAAATTCACAGCTTGGCTTCAAGCTTCGAATGGCTTTTCAGTCCATGATGGATCTGACTTACCTGAGGGTGCCGCTGAAGACTTGAGCAGTTATATTCTAGTATCGGCTGCCCACATGAGCGCAGCTTTCAGACACGAGGCTGTGTGTGAATACGAGGAAGCATTCACGCTGTATAAATTGGGCATAGCAAACCTACTCAATGGTGTTCAATCTGACCCTGATTACGGGCGCAGAGCCACGATCAGAGACAAGATATCCAAGTATTTGGAGAAGGCAGAGAGGCTTTACAACAGGCATCTGAACTGCAACGTAGGCATGCTTTCCAAGCCTACTAGTGAATTGGGAAATTATAAAGTATTACGTGTTATAGGCTCGGTCATGCTGGTCAGAGACACTTCGCGTGATTGCAATAGAGTTATAAAG ACAGTCCAAAAGCCGGCTGGGTGCCTTGGGAGTCTCCGCGATTACATTCTGCGTGGCAAAATCCCATTCATGGTACGGCTTTACGCATGCATAGAAACGGATTCGACGATATTTCTTGTCCTGCACTATGCGAG TGGAGGAAAGCTCTGGGAATATATCAAGTCGTACTACAAGGGCCGCAACACAGTCTCTAATTGGAGAGAGAAAGGGCATACAAGGTCAGTGAGTTGCGACGCTATTATTCAGTCGAGTCTAGAAAAGAAGAAGCTAGAAGTTAAGGAAAGACTGTTACCGAAAATTGACGGACTTGGTGAGGTCTCGAAAGACAGAGCTTGTGGCAGCAGAGAAAATCTCGATCCGCAAGAAGAGGAGACGATCGATCCTGATGAATCGCTCAGAAGATTAGAGGCAAAATTTGGAGCCAATGCTGCGCCTGTTAAAACATTTCAAACCACGGACTTACTCGCTAAAGCCCAAGAACTTCTGCGATTGGTTGACGCCACTCTGAAGAAAAGCAATTCAATAGCCAGCAGGTTGAATGAATCTGGCACTTTACTGTACAGTGAAGATAAGCCGGATCATTCTCGAAATTTAGCTCACGGTGGGGAGTTTCAGGCCCTGAATGTAACAGAAATCGATAAACTCAGTCAAGGTAACAGCATAGATGGCGTTCATGGTATTGGATCTGGAAATATAGATCtgaaagcaaaaaataaaagatcaGACGAAGCTTTGGCAAATTCTAAGTCTAATTTTGTTAAGAACTTCAAAGTTGAGGACGAGTTAGTGAAAGAATTGTCAAAACTCAATGGCTCTCATAGAGTGATTGAGGAAACTATGAATTCTGGCCAATTGCAATCGATCGTTAACGAGGACAGCGGTATTGAAATGGATGACGAACTCTGGAAGCTTCCCGAAGGAACCATCCGATATTGGGCAGCTGAAATACTCCTGGCACTGGAATCTCTGCACCAGCAGGGTGTCATAGTCGGAAATTTAAAACcagataatatattattaggCAGCGGAGGCCATGTCGCGATGACTTACATTGTCCCAAAACGAAGCTTCGAACTCTTGCAGCTAAAGAAGCCCTACTCAGCCCCTGAACTTTGTATCTTCTCACCAACAATTCCACCCTCCACTGCTGCCGATGTTTGGAGCTACGGAGTCCTGCTCTACGAGCTCTTCACTGGAATT AAATTCCAAACTAAACATCCCGGACCATATCACTCGCATTCTATTCTCAACATTCCTGAAGAACTATCAGCGAACGTGAAATCATTGATCTCTAAT GTATTGCGATACAAGCCAGAGGAACGTTTATCTATTCCCGAAATCAAAGAGTCTCCATTCTTCTCTGGTATTGATTGGACCGCCTGGGCTAACTCTAGTTTTACTTAG